One genomic segment of Clavelina lepadiformis chromosome 3, kaClaLepa1.1, whole genome shotgun sequence includes these proteins:
- the LOC143450020 gene encoding uncharacterized protein LOC143450020 isoform X2 — protein MVFGEQEDLACALCSNILNPPILLLYCDHHVCRSCLEEFLESNSNEPKCPRCQESIIVSADEIDSLPRIRLLENHVITKVKDEQVVNSEEENVELDSTGNTSTSSSSSDLADYLESINIQPDGTDELQSKLARVREALDLAKRAIEEVEKFADGMEASLKTSFETAEKVFQEA, from the exons ATGGTTTTCGGCGAACAAGAAGATTTGGCGTGTGCGCTGTGTTCAAATATTCTCAATCCCCCTATTCTTCTACTTTATTGCGACCATCACGTCTGCAGAAGTTGCTTAGAAGAATTTCTCGAATCAAACAGTAATGAACCCAA ATGTCCACGATGTCAGGAAAGCATTATTGTCAGCGCAGATGAAATCGACTCACTGCCCCGGATTCGCTTATTGGAAAATCACGTCATTACG aaagtaaaagaCGAGCAAGTTGTCAATAGCGAAGAAGAAAATGTGGAGCTCGACAGCACAGGGAATACCAGCACCAGCAGCAGTTCATCTGATTTAGCCG ACTACCTTGAAAGCATCAACATCCAACCTGATGGAACAGACGAATTACAATCAAAGCTAGCGAGAGTGCGTGAAGCGCTCGATCTTGCAAAAAGAGCTATCGAGGAAGTTGAAAAGTTTGCAGATGGCATGGAAGCATCTTTGAAGACATCTTTCGAAACTGCTGAGAAAGTTTTCCAAGAAGCATAA
- the LOC143450021 gene encoding T-box transcription factor TBX1-like codes for MCTRIAVSHHTYNSMLAQHPRSGDIHGAGGSASANSSAEMVSALSPVQLTLLDHRKQTSHTDDYNARYHPNSYYQLENKRDLASPGRYEEFRKPSSESSSLSCSYNALGESMAAKYGLEQEPRNNTNDAYSSVMSSTPHYNSPPPYEPQKCIGPNAPSELSKFENAVHELTNSATKPTMASSINAPSPNDVSMTSCVREEPVQKNEKVRKVEARLEMKSLWGEFNDLGTEMIVTKAGRRMFPTFQVKVFGLDAESDYILMMDFVPVDDKRYRYAFHTSSWSVAGKADAAMPPRIHRHPDSPAKGGHWMKQIVSFDKLKLTNNLLDDNGHIILNSMHRFQPRFHVILVDNSADSDKRAEENFKTFVFEETKFTAVTAYQNHRITQLKIQSNPFAKGFRDCDQDECAMDVLGSYSSSSSTIPSSARPRSHHRPSSLQLMGVAAKHRVMQLNEAAAEKENDAKSMVRSPASDPHLSPSANFSPSSSNTHGYGGCSMTSSQAPAIPIAPQPPFACPEEPPRRLSRLAALERPAHPFLTQPAHQFHYSSNPMTSPFDDVRTPSYKYHQPAYAGYSGYLPSHTRHNPYPLSKPPYPAHPNPGYPEYPDPMCRYSVFDNR; via the exons ATGTGTACTCGGATCGCCGTGAGCCACCACACTTACAACTCGATGCTTGCACAGCACCCGCGAAGCGGAGATATTCACGGAGCCGGCGGATCAGCATCCGCAAACTCAAGCGCGGAAATGGTGTCCGCCTTAAGTCCAGTCCAGCTCACACTCCTGGATCACAGGAAACAGACCAGTCATACGGACGACTACAACGCCCGCTACCATCCGAACAGTTACTACCAGTTGGAGAACAAACGAGATTTGGCAAGTCCGGGGCGATATGAAGAATTCAGGAAGCCAAGCTCCGAATCGTCATCACTTTCTTGCTCTTACAACGCTCTGGGAGAAAGCATGGCGGCAAAATATGGGCTTGAGCAGGAGCCAAGGAATAATACGAACGACGCATACTCGTCTGTCATGTCCTCCACCCCCCATTACAACTCGCCCCCTCCGTACGAACCCCAGAAATGTATTGGACCGAACGCCCCGTCCGAACTTTCCAAATTCGAAAACGCCGTCCACGAACTGACAAACAGCGCTACCAAACCCACGATGGCGTCATCTATAAACGCGCCGAGCCCCAATGACGTGTCGATGACGTCATGCGTGCGAGAGGAGCCGGTGCAAAAGAACGAGAAGGTGAGGAAGGTGGAAGCGAGGCTGGAGATGAAGTCACTGTGGGGTGAATTCAACGATCTGGGAACGGAGATGATTGTTACGAAGGCGGGGAG GCGAATGTTTCCCACATTTCAAGTGAAAGTCTTCGGTCTTGACGCGGAGAGCGATTACATCTTAATGATGGATTTTGTTCCAGTCGACGACAAGAGATATCGTTACGCCTTTCACAC GTCAAGTTGGTCTGTGGCGGGAAAAGCGGACGCCGCGATGCCGCCGCGGATCCATCGACACCCGGATTCTCCGGCCAAGGGAGGGCACTGGATGAAGCAAATTGTCTCCTTCGacaaattgaaattaacaaacaaccTCTTGGACGACAATGGACAC ATCATTTTGAACTCGATGCATCGATTCCAGCCGAGATTCCATGTGATTTTAGTAGACAATAGCGCCGACAGCGATAAGCGTGCTGAGGAAAATTTCAAGACTTTTGTGTttgaagaaacaaaatttacagcCGTGACAGCTTATCAAAATCACAGA ATAACCCAGCTCAAAATCCAAAGCAATCCATTCGCGAAAGGCTTCCGTGATTGCGATCAGGACGAATG CGCAATGGACGTCCTTGGAAGTTATTCTTCCTCATCATCAACAATTCCTTCCTCCGCTCGTCCACGGAGTCATCATCGACCGAGCTCTCTCCAGCTAATGGGAGTCGCTGCCAAGCACCGAGTCATGCAGCTCAATGAAGCGGCCGCTGAGAAAG AGAATGATGCGAAGTCGATGGTAAGATCTCCCGCGAGTGATCCCCATCTTTCTCCATCCGCCAACTTCTCACCTTCCTCCTCCAACACGCACGGCTATGGTGGTTGctctatgacgtcatcgcaAGCCCCAGCAATCCCCATCGCGCCACAACCACCCTTCGCGTGCCCGGAGGAACCCCCGAGACGATTGTCGCGTCTTGCAGCGCTAGAACGTCCCGCTCATCCATTTTTGACGCAGCCCGCGCACCAATTTCACTATTCTTCAAACCCAATGACGTCACCATTTGATGACGTCAGGACACCCAGCTACAAATACCACCAACCGGCTTACGCTGGTTATAGCGGGTATCTGCCCTCCCACACGAGGCACAACCCGTATCCGCTGAGTAAACCCCCGTACCCGGCACACCCTAACCCGGGTTACCCCGAATACCCGGACCCCATGTGTCGGTACTCGGTGTTTGACAATAGATGA
- the LOC143450020 gene encoding uncharacterized protein LOC143450020 isoform X1, which yields MVFGEQEDLACALCSNILNPPILLLYCDHHVCRSCLEEFLESNSNEPKCPRCQESIIVSADEIDSLPRIRLLENHVITALQKVKDEQVVNSEEENVELDSTGNTSTSSSSSDLADYLESINIQPDGTDELQSKLARVREALDLAKRAIEEVEKFADGMEASLKTSFETAEKVFQEA from the exons ATGGTTTTCGGCGAACAAGAAGATTTGGCGTGTGCGCTGTGTTCAAATATTCTCAATCCCCCTATTCTTCTACTTTATTGCGACCATCACGTCTGCAGAAGTTGCTTAGAAGAATTTCTCGAATCAAACAGTAATGAACCCAA ATGTCCACGATGTCAGGAAAGCATTATTGTCAGCGCAGATGAAATCGACTCACTGCCCCGGATTCGCTTATTGGAAAATCACGTCATTACG gcattgcaaaaagtaaaagaCGAGCAAGTTGTCAATAGCGAAGAAGAAAATGTGGAGCTCGACAGCACAGGGAATACCAGCACCAGCAGCAGTTCATCTGATTTAGCCG ACTACCTTGAAAGCATCAACATCCAACCTGATGGAACAGACGAATTACAATCAAAGCTAGCGAGAGTGCGTGAAGCGCTCGATCTTGCAAAAAGAGCTATCGAGGAAGTTGAAAAGTTTGCAGATGGCATGGAAGCATCTTTGAAGACATCTTTCGAAACTGCTGAGAAAGTTTTCCAAGAAGCATAA
- the LOC143450001 gene encoding uncharacterized protein LOC143450001 has protein sequence MASSQTAEPDVNCVICLEVLKPTVRRFPCFHNACQDCLKEYLKSNTHDPKCPKCQESINMGEGGVDSLALNRFLQVYIEKYVTGPLQCLTGPLEYSVAESTRSSDLSESTLPADSRIRSGLSRRALSLEMLTRIYDAGERAKNAAEDVQKLALEMKASLET, from the exons ATGGCTTCGTCACAAACCGCTGAACCAGATGTTAATtgcgtgatatgcttagaaGTTCTTAAACCGACCGTCCGACGGTTTCCTTGCTTCCACAACGCCTGCCAGGATTGCTTAAAGGAATATCTCAAATCGAACACCCATGATCCAAA GTGTCCAAAGTGCCAGGAAAGTATCAATATGGGCGAAGGTGGGGTCGATTCGTTGGCTCTCAATCGATTTTTACAAGTGTACATTGAGAAG TACGTGACTGGTCCTTTGCAGTGCCTGACTGGTCCTTTGGAATATAGCGTCGCAGAATCTACCCGCAGTAGCGATCTGTCTGAGAGTACGC TACCTGCTGATAGTCGAATCAGATCTGGACTCAGCAGAAGAGCTTTAAGTCTAGAAATGTTGACAAGAATATACGACGCGGGAGAACGAGCAAAAAATGCTGCGGAAGATGTTCAGAAGCTTGCCTTGGAAATGAAAGCTTCTCTTGAGACTTAA
- the LOC143450022 gene encoding uncharacterized protein LOC143450022: MFDNSSKQDTSGNTTSETQNHLGSDSKKSEPVTAGNGQFVRDLGIAKAGLKKTDLPPPTTNPLRSAEDDKYFGGWILGGRRRFSSSSSYDSLDDDDTSWEDSNNSKKDISPPNGESVRPSDKVTTRTNTKP, encoded by the exons ATGTTTGACAATTCAAGCAAACAAGACACCTCAGGAAACACCACCTCTGAAACGCAAAATCATTTAG gAAGTGACTCAAAGAAATCCGAACCGGTAACTGCTGGCAATGGACAATTTGTAAGAG ATTTGGGAATTGCCAAAGCAGGCCTGAAAAAAACTGATTTACCGCCCCCGACAACCAACCCGTTAAGGTCGGCAGAAGACGATAAATATTTCGGAG gCTGGATATTAGGTGGTCGACGTAGATTCTCTTCTTCATCTAGCTATGACAGTCTTG atGACGACGATACGTCATGGGAAGATTCTAACAACTCGAAGAAGGATATATCTCCACCTAACGGAGAATCAGTAAGACCAAGCGATAAAGTTACAACACGAACAAACACAAAACCATAG